DNA sequence from the Armatimonadota bacterium genome:
GCGCCGCCAGGTCTGCCCCGCCGTCTCCGCCACCAGGCGCATGTGCGACTGCGTGTACACCCGCCGGGGCACCGCCAGGCGAACCAGCTCCAGCCGGGGGAAGCGCTCCTGGCCCGTGGCCGGATCGCGGCCGGCCATGACCGCGCCGATCTCCACGCCGCGCACCCCGCCATCCTCGTAGAGCGCGCAGGCCAGCGCCTGCGCTGGATACTGCGCCCGGGGAATGTGGGGGACGCAGCGCAGCGCGTCGATGAAGACCGCATGCCCGCCCACGGGCTGGAGGATGGGCACTCCCGCCTCCGCCATCCAGTGGCCCAGCGTCTCCACCTGGCCCACGCGCCAGGCCAGGTACTCCTCGTCCACCATCTCCCGAAGCCCCACAGCCATGGCCTCCATGTCCCGGCCGGCCAGCCCACCGTAGGTGGGGAACCCCTCGAAGAGCACCGCCAGGGCGGCCGCCCGCTGGTAGAGCTCGGCGTCGCGCACCGCCAGGAACCCCCCGATGTTCACCAGGGCGTCCTTCTTGCCGCTGAAGGTGCAGCCGTCGGCCAGATCGCACATCTCCCGGACGATGGCAGAGACGGAACGGTGGGCGTACCCGGTCTCCCGCTGCTGGATGAAGTAGGCGTTCTCCGCGATGCGCGCCGCGTCCAGGAAGAGCGGCACCTGGTAGCGGTCGGCCAGCATCCGGGTGGCGCGCAGGTTGGCCAGGGAGACCGGCTGCCCGCCGGCCCCGTTGCAGGTCACCGTCACCAGAATCAGCGCCACCGCCTCCCGCCCCACGTCGGCCATGAGGGCCTCCGCCCGGGACACGTCCAGGTCGCCCTTGAAGGGCGCCAGCAGCGTGGGATCATAGGCTTCTTCCAGCGGCAGGTCGTCAGCGATCCCGCCCCGGTGCTCGATGTGCCCGCGGGTGGTGTCGAAGTGCATGTTGCCGATCACGTGCTGCCCGGGGCGCACCAGCACGGCGAAGAGGAGATGCTCCGCCCCACGCCCCTGGTGCGCCGGCAGGGTATAGGGAAAGCCCAGGACATCCGCCACCGCATCCCGCAGGTGGTAGAAGGACCGGCTTCCGGCGTAGGACTCGTCCCCGGTCATCAGCGCACCCCACTGTCGGTCGCTCATGGCGCCGGTGCCGCTGTCGGTGAGCAGGTCGATGGTGACGTCCTCTGCCCGCAGGAGGAAGAGGTTGTAGCCGACCTCGGCCAGCAGGCGCTGCCGTTCTTCCCGCGTGGTGCGGCGGAGAGGTTCGACCACCTTGATGCGGTAGGGCTCGGCGGGGGGGACGGGCACGGCTACACCCGCGCCCGCGGCGCAGCGGGCACCAGGCGCATCACTGCCGCCGCCAGGCGCGCTGGATCGTGGCGCAGCAGCTCCTCCTCGCTCATCAGTGCCTCCCCCGCCACCTCGATCCCCAGGCCGCGCAGCCGGACCAGGTCGGCCTGTACCGGCAAGGCCCCCTCCTCGACGTAGCGGCGCAGCAGGTGGGCGTTGCGCGGCGCCTGGGTGTTCACCAGCACATGCGTGACCAGACCGGGCCCGGCGACGGCAAGCAACGCGCGCACATGGTCGCTGGCTGTGTACCCGTCGGTCTCGCCGGGCTGGGTCATCACGTTGCATACGTAGAGGCGAGGGGCCGCGGCGCGGCGCACCGCCTCCGCCACCCCGCGCACCAGGAGATTGGGGATGACACTGGTGTAGAGGCTACCCGGGCCGATGACGATCAGGTCGGCCTCGGCGATGGCCGCCAGCACCTCGGGGAGCGCGGGCACCTCCACAGGCTGGAGGAAGACGCGGCGGATGCGCCGCCGGGCCAGGGGGATCTGCGACTCCCCGACCACGATGCTCCCGTCCTCGTACTCCGCGCAGAGGACCACGTCCTGCAGCGTGGCCGGGAGGACGCGGCCCCGGATGTTCAGCACCTTGCTGGTCTCTTTGATGGCCTCCTCCAGGTCGCCGGTCACCCCGGCCAGGCTGGCGATGAAGAGGTTGCCGAAGGCGTGCCCGTCGAAGGCCCCACCGGGGAAACGGTACTGGAAGAGCCGGGTCATCAGCGGCTCCGCCTCCGCCAGGGCCACCAGGCAGTCGCGCAGGTCACCCGGCGGCAGCACCCCCAGGTCGCGGCGCAGCCGGCCGGAGCTGCCTCCGTCGTCGAAGACGGTGACGATGGCGGTGATGTTGGTGGAGTGACGCTTCAGGCCGCGCAGCAGCGTGGACAGCCCGGTGCCCCCGCCCAGGGCCACGATCTTCGGCCCGCGGACCAGCGGCCGCTGCTGCCGCAGCACCTCCACCAGGGTGGGATGGCCCGTGGGGAAGAGGACCCGGTCGACGGACCGCAGGGTGCCGCGCAGCCCCACCAGGACCAGCAGCCCGCCGCCTGCCAGCAGGAGGAGGCCCGCGGCCAGGGAGGCGGAGGTGCCTGAGAGGGGAAGCAGGCGATCCACCAGGTGCAGCAGCAACCACCGCAGGAGGGCCAGCGGGCCCAGCTCAGCGATCAGGGCCATACCCACCCCCGCCAGGAGCACACCCGCAGCCAGCAGCATGGCCCAACGCTTGAGCCCCAGCCCGGGCCGCAGCCAGCGGGCCCACCGCCTGAGCTGTTCCCGCACCGCCTACTCCTTGCGCACGTCGCGGTGGTGCACGCGCACCTTGTATCCGCGGCGGCGCAGGTGAGCGCCGAGCTCATCGGCCAGCACCACGGAGCGGTGCTTGCCGCCCGTGCAGCCCAGAGCGATGGAAAGGTGGCTCTTCCCCTCCTGCACGAACCGGGGCAGCAGGTAGTCCACCATCTCGAAGAGGTGCTGCAGAAACGTGCGGGTCTCGGGCTGCCCCAGGACGTAGGCGCGCACCGGCCGGCTGGCCCCAGGCAGCGGGCGCAGCGCCGGCAGATAGTGCGGGTTGGGCAGGAAGCGCACGTCGAAAACCAGGTCCGCGTCCATGGGGAGGCCGTACTTGTAGCCGAAGGAGATGATGCTGACTTCCAGCGCCCCGGCCCGCTCCCCGCGCACGTAGGTGGCGATGATCTCCTCGCGCAGGTCGTGCACGGTCAGCGCGGAGGTGTCGATGATCTTGTCCGCCCGCTCCTTCACCGCTTCCAGGCGACGTCGCTCCGCGCGGATGCCCTGGAGCACCGTGCGCCCCTGCGCCAGCGGGTGCTTGCGCCGCGTCTCCTTGAAGCGGCGCACCAGCACCTCGTCGGAAGCGTCCAGGAAGAGGATCTGGTGGTCGACGCCCAGCTCCTGCAGCTGGCCCAGGGCTTGGAAGAGGTCGTCGAAGAACTCGCCGCCGCGGATGTCGATGACCACGGCCACCCGCTGCACCTTCCCATCGGAATGCAGGCAGAGGTCGGCGAACTTGGGCAGCAGCGCGGGGGGCAGGTTGTCCACCACGAAGAAGTTCAGGTCCTCAAAGACGCGCATGGCGTAGGACTTGCCGGCGCCGGAGAGGCCGGTGATGATGAGGAAGCGCACACCGTCCACGCCGCGCTTCCCGCCGCGGCGCCGCAGCAGCGCCTGGAGGTCCAGCCCCTCCTGCGGCGCGGCCGCCCGCCGGGCGCTACGGCCGGAGGACGTGACTGAGGACGGTGCTGATGACCGCAATGAGCAGCGCCCCTATGACCGCAGACCAGAATCCGGAGAGCTGGAAGGGCGGGAAGACAGCCCGGACCAGGTAGAGCATCAGGGCATTCACCACCAGGGTGAACAGCCCCAGGCTGAGGATGTTCACCGGGAGCGTCAGCAGCAAGACCACCGGGCGGATGAAGGCGTTGACCACGCCCAGAATCAGGGCAGCGATGATGGTGTTGCCCACCACCGGGTCGGCCACGCGGATGCCCGGGATGACCCGCGTGCTCAGGTAGATGGCCACCCCGTTGAACGCCCAGCGGAGGACGAAGCGGGTGATCACGCCTCCGGCTCCTCGGGGATGATCAGCCAGCAGAGGAGGTAGGCGAAGACGCCGGGGAAGACGCCGGTGAACAGCGTGGTCACCGCCCAGCCCAGGCGGATGAGGGTGGGGTCGAGGTGGAAGTACGCCCCCAGCCCTCCACAGACTCCCGCCAGCATCCGCTCGCGGCGCGACCGGTAGAGCCGTTTGGTCATGTCGCTCAAATTATAGCCCATGGGGACGGCGCGGGGTCGAGCGCCGCCCTTAGGCCATCATCCGGTCAGCCGCCATCGCACCAGCTCCACCACACTGCTGGGCAGCTCCGCCACGGCGACACCAGCCCTGCTCAAGGCCTCCACCTTGGCCGCCGCCGTCCCCTCGCTGCCGGAGATCACGGCGCCGGCGTGCCCCATGCGCTTGCCCGGCGGCGCGGTGCGGCCGGCT
Encoded proteins:
- a CDS encoding tryptophanase — protein: MPVPPAEPYRIKVVEPLRRTTREERQRLLAEVGYNLFLLRAEDVTIDLLTDSGTGAMSDRQWGALMTGDESYAGSRSFYHLRDAVADVLGFPYTLPAHQGRGAEHLLFAVLVRPGQHVIGNMHFDTTRGHIEHRGGIADDLPLEEAYDPTLLAPFKGDLDVSRAEALMADVGREAVALILVTVTCNGAGGQPVSLANLRATRMLADRYQVPLFLDAARIAENAYFIQQRETGYAHRSVSAIVREMCDLADGCTFSGKKDALVNIGGFLAVRDAELYQRAAALAVLFEGFPTYGGLAGRDMEAMAVGLREMVDEEYLAWRVGQVETLGHWMAEAGVPILQPVGGHAVFIDALRCVPHIPRAQYPAQALACALYEDGGVRGVEIGAVMAGRDPATGQERFPRLELVRLAVPRRVYTQSHMRLVAETAGQTWRRRQEIHGLRFIYEPPLLRHFTARFAPADIPTHSEG
- a CDS encoding YvcK family protein; translated protein: MREQLRRWARWLRPGLGLKRWAMLLAAGVLLAGVGMALIAELGPLALLRWLLLHLVDRLLPLSGTSASLAAGLLLLAGGGLLVLVGLRGTLRSVDRVLFPTGHPTLVEVLRQQRPLVRGPKIVALGGGTGLSTLLRGLKRHSTNITAIVTVFDDGGSSGRLRRDLGVLPPGDLRDCLVALAEAEPLMTRLFQYRFPGGAFDGHAFGNLFIASLAGVTGDLEEAIKETSKVLNIRGRVLPATLQDVVLCAEYEDGSIVVGESQIPLARRRIRRVFLQPVEVPALPEVLAAIAEADLIVIGPGSLYTSVIPNLLVRGVAEAVRRAAAPRLYVCNVMTQPGETDGYTASDHVRALLAVAGPGLVTHVLVNTQAPRNAHLLRRYVEEGALPVQADLVRLRGLGIEVAGEALMSEEELLRHDPARLAAAVMRLVPAAPRARV
- the rapZ gene encoding RNase adapter RapZ, encoding MDGVRFLIITGLSGAGKSYAMRVFEDLNFFVVDNLPPALLPKFADLCLHSDGKVQRVAVVIDIRGGEFFDDLFQALGQLQELGVDHQILFLDASDEVLVRRFKETRRKHPLAQGRTVLQGIRAERRRLEAVKERADKIIDTSALTVHDLREEIIATYVRGERAGALEVSIISFGYKYGLPMDADLVFDVRFLPNPHYLPALRPLPGASRPVRAYVLGQPETRTFLQHLFEMVDYLLPRFVQEGKSHLSIALGCTGGKHRSVVLADELGAHLRRRGYKVRVHHRDVRKE
- a CDS encoding phage holin family protein, whose protein sequence is MITRFVLRWAFNGVAIYLSTRVIPGIRVADPVVGNTIIAALILGVVNAFIRPVVLLLTLPVNILSLGLFTLVVNALMLYLVRAVFPPFQLSGFWSAVIGALLIAVISTVLSHVLRP
- a CDS encoding PspC domain-containing protein, coding for MTKRLYRSRRERMLAGVCGGLGAYFHLDPTLIRLGWAVTTLFTGVFPGVFAYLLCWLIIPEEPEA